The Bdellovibrio sp. ZAP7 DNA segment ATGGAGTTAAACGCTTCTTTCTGGACATTGATTAAGACAAAAATGAAAAGTCGTAATGATAACAATAAGTTATTAGATACGTGGCTAGACCCTATTGAATATATCAGTACTGGGGGCTCTTTTGAGCGTCCCAAATTGATACTTGGAGTACCCAACGCCCTCCACCAATATTTTGTGATCGAGAACCTTCAGGATAAGATTTACACTGAGATTTCGGATACTTACAAGAGACCTTTCGAAGTTGAGTTTAATGTTACGGGCGCCAAAGTGAATACTCATATTGAAACTGTGAACACCGTGGAGGAGACTCCTTCTCACCAAGGTTCAGAGGTTCTTCAGGCACAACTTTCACGTGCTCAGGCTATTCAGACTACTCAACCTAGGTCCAGCGATACGTTAAATGTGGATTTGACCTTTTCGACCTTCGTCGTGGGTAAAAATTCTGAATTCGCTCATGCAGCTTGTTTCAACGTAGCCAGGAATCCTGGAGCGGACGATTACAATCCTCTCTATATATATGGACCCGTTGGGATGGGTAAAACCCATCTTTTACACGCAGCTGGAAATCACATTCGTGAACAATTTCCGCAACTTAGAATCACTTACTTATCGGCTGAACGCTTTATGAATGAGTGCATTTCGGCGATTCGTCGTCACGAAATGGATAAGTTCCGCCAAAAATACCGCGAAAACTCCGACATCCTATTAGTGGATGATGTGCAGTTCATCGCGCGTGGTGAGGCTGTTCAAGAAGAGTTCTTCCACACAGTGAATAGCTTCATCGACACTCGTAAGCAGGTTATCCTGGCCAGTGATCGTATGCCGAAGGATATCCACGGACTTGAAGATCGCAGTCGTACCCGTCTTGAACGTGGTTTGATCGCAGACATCACCATGCCTGATTTGGAAACTCGTATCGCGATCCTTAGATATAAAGCTGAAAAGTTTAATATGCGACTGCCTGAAGATGTTGTTCATCACATCGCACGCATCTCTAAACGGTCCATCAGAGAGCTGGAAGGCAACCTTAAGAAGGTGAAGATGTTCTCTGAGCTTCAAGGTCTGCCGATTGATGGCGAGCTTGTGAAGCGCATCCTTTCACACCATGAAACTCAATCCACTATCTCTGTTGAAGAGATTATGAAAATGACAGCGGATCACTTTAAAGTACGTGTTTTGGATCTAAAATCCTCCACGCGCGCCAAGCCAATTGTCGTTCCACGTCAAATCTCGATGTATTTGATTAAGAAGTTTTTGGACAAATCACTCGTGGATATCGGCAAAGCTTTCGGCGGAAAAGATCACACGACGGTGATGAACGCGCTGGATCGAGTGAAATCTCTACAGGCGACGGATCAAGATATCGCAAAAGATATCGAGGATTTAGAGCAGAGAATCCACAATATCACAGGGGTGTGAATGTGGACTGTGGATAGAGTTGTGGAAGGATCTGGGGGAAGAAATGTGGATCTGAGTTACCCCCAAAATTCGCAACTTTCAGCCAAACTTGTACAGAGGCTTTATCCACAATTGTTTTTTAGTGTTTACACGCACTTACAGGATTTGTTAGGTTTTCCACGCCCCTACTACTACTACTAGTTATTTATATTAATAGTAATAGATAATAAGAAGGGTGTTTTAAGAGGAATTAGTTATGAAGATCGAAATTGATAAAAGAGATCTATTAAGCCTTATCGGTAAAACTCAAAACATCGTTGAGAAGCGCAATACAATGCCCATTCTCATCAACGTACTTCTTGAAGCAGATCAAAATTTACTGAAAGTATTCGCAACAGATTTGGAAGTAAGTCTTACAGACCAAATCAAAGCGCAAGTTCATCAACCAGGTAAAGTAGCGGTATCTGCAAAAAGTCTTTTCGAAATCGCGAAAGAACTTTCTGAAGGCCCAATCACTTTAATCAAAAAAGAAAATAACTGGTTGGAGATCAAACAAGGGAAATACACATCTAAGATTGTTGGTATCTCTGCTGAAGAATATCCGATCTTCCCTACTTACAACTCTCAAGCCTTCATCAAAATTGCAGCGCAAGTTTTGAAAGAGATGATTGATAAAACAATTTACTCAGTATCGAACGATGAAACTCGTTATCACTTGAACGGTGTATTCTTTGAATTGAATCCACAAGCCGGTTTCAAAATGGTAGCGACAGATGGTCATCGTATGAGTTTGGTTTCGAAAGAATCCTCAGACGTAAAAGTTTCTGCAACTCAAGGTGTGATCATTCCTCGTAAAGGTCTTCATGAAATCAAAAAGATTTTGGAAGGCATCGATGGGTCTGTGGAAATAGCTGTGGAAGGCTCCCAATTCGTATTAAAACATTCATCAACAATCTTGATGATTCGTTTGATCGAAGGAAAGTACCCGAATTATCAACAGTTTATTCCACAGAAGCTGACGCAAAAAGTGATGATCAACAAGGAAGCTTTCCTGACTTCACTAAAACGCGTTTCACTTTTGGCGAATCAAAAATCAAAAGCAGTATTGTTGAATCTTTCAAACGGCCGTATGGAAATTTCTTCGAACAATCCAGAGTTGGGTGACGCGAAAGAGGAAATCGAAGTTGAATACGCTGGTGGCGATATTAAAATCGGTTTCAATGCAAAATACATCACTGACATTTTGACTAGCATGAACCACGACAAGATCGATTTCGAATTGAACGATCACTTGTCACCTGGTTTGATGAGACCTCATAACGACACTTCTTACACTTGTGTTGTTATGCCTATGAGAATCTAATGATCTTTGAACGACTACGTCTTGTAAATTTTCGTAACTACCGAGACGTAGTATTAAAGTTTTCCCCTCGCGTGAATGTCTTCGTTGGAGACAACGGTCAGGGGAAAACAAATCTCCTTGAAGCAATGTACATGATCTCTCAAGGTGATTCCTTTCGCTACTCAGATAACTCTACGATGATTAACTCGAATAATCAGGAAGCGCTTATTCAAGCACTGATTACTCAAAACGATCTTCACTACAAATTGAAATTGGGATTATCGAAAAGTCGCAAAGTGCTTACGTTGAATGAAAAACGTGTGAGCTCGGCAGACGTTCGCAAAATTTTCGCTAGTGTTGTGTTCAGTCCGGAAAGTTTAGCAGCAATCAAAGAAGGTGCTGATCACCGCCGCGAACTGGTTGATGATTTGCTCGTGACGTTTGATCGCAAGAACACGGATTTGATCTCGGATTATCGTAAAGCACTGAAAACTCGCAACAAGATGCTTAAGAACTTTATTGAGGGTGAGGCTGACCGTGGGCTTACTCAGAACCTTTTAGAGTCCCTACACCCCCAATTCGTGCGTTTAGCGACGGATTTAACTCATGCGCGCATCACCGCACTAGCGGGTTTGGCGAAAGATTTTAATAATGCCATGCAATACATTTCTGGCACTTCTGCTGTGGATATCTCAGTGGAATACCTGATTTCAGACGAGAACGCTGTGAGTTTCACTCGTGAACAAGTCCAAATGTCTCTCGAAAAACGTCTCGGAGAATTGCATGATGCGGAGCTCTCATCTGGAACTAGTTTGGTAGGGCCACACAAACATGACATCGTCTTCCTATATGGTGGAAAAGACTCAAGATTTTTTTGTAGCCAAGGGCAGCAAAGAGCGATCATTCTTTCTTTCAAAATGGCTCAAATTGTGTATCATAGGAAGGCTCACGGAACCTATCCCGTGCTGATGTTGGACGATGTCTTATCCGAGCTCGATAAAACTAAAAGAGATGCGCTGATTACGTTCTTACACGAGATCAACACTCAAATTTTTGTTACGACTACGGACTTCACATTGCCCGACTCCTTCAGTCTGGATCAGCTTTCCGTTGTGCGTATCAAGGATGGACAAATCCTTGATGCATAAACGCGACTTACTCGACAGCGTCGAGTGGTATGCAAAAGCAATGAGGGGTTACAGTGTCTACAGAAGAACAACAGCAACCAGCTTCCTATTCAGCTGATTCAATTCAAGTTCTTGAAGGTCTTGAAGCGGTTCGTAAACGTCCCGGGATGTATATCGGTGATACACAATTCAAGGGTTATCATCACCTTGTGTATGAGATTGTGGATAACTCGGTAGACGAACATCTTGCGGGATATTGCAAAACAATCAAAGTATCTATCAACGCAGATGAGTCCATCACAGTCGAAGATGACGGTCGTGGTATTCCTGTTGCGACTCAAAAACAAACTGGTAAATCAGCTCTTGAGCTAGTTATGACCGTACTTCACGCCGGTGGTAAATTCGATGGCGGTGGATATAAAGTTTCTGGCGGTCTACATGGCGTGGGTGCTTCCGTTGTAAATGCCCTTTCCACTCGCGTAAGCGTTGAAGTTCAACGTGAAGGTCACTTCTGGAGACAAAACTACGAGCGTGGCAAAATCTTAGCGCCAATTGAAAAAGGCGAAGAGACTACAAAAACTGGAACAAAAACAACTTTCAAACCAGATCGTGATATTTTCAAAGACGAAACTTTGACTTACGATTTTGCGACTCTTGCAAATCGTTTCCGTGAACTTGCTTTCCTAAATGCAGGTCTTCATATTTCTTTATCTGACGAACGCACAGGTAAGAAACAAGATTTCCAATACGCTGAAGGTGTTGCGGAATTCGTCAAGTACATGAATCAGTCTAAAAAATCTCTTCATAACGAAGTGGTTTACTTCAAAGGCGAAAAAGACGAAGTCGAAGTTGAGATCGCAATGCAGTGGAATGATTCATATTCAGAATCTATTTTCACATATTGCAATAACATCAACACACATGAAGGTGGTACTCACCTTGTTGGTTTCCGTGCAGCGCTAACTCGTACAACGAATGCATATGCGACTGAAAAAAATCTTTTAAAAGATCTAAAAACAAATCTTGAGGGTGAAGACATCCGTGAAGGTTTGGCAGCAGTTATCTCTGTAAAAGTTCGCGAACCGCAATTCGAAGGACAAACAAAAACTAAACTTGGTAATGCCGAAGTAAAAGGTATCGTCGAGTCTTTGGTGAATGAGAAACTTGCTGACTGGATGGATCGCAATCCGTCCGTTTCTAAAAACGTTATCATGAAATGCGTGGAATCAGCGCGTGCTCGTGAGGCGGCTCGTAAAGCTCGTGATTTGACTCGTCGTAAGACAGCGTTGGATGGTGGTTCATTGCCAGGTAAAATGGCGGACTGCCAGGAACGTGATCCAGCTCTTTGCGAACTGTACCTGGTGGAAGGGGACTCCGCGGGAGGCTCCGCGAAGCAAGGTCGCGATCGTCGTACACAAGCGATTTTGCCGTTAAAAGGTAAAATCCTAAACGTAGAAAAAGCGCGCTTTGATAAAATTATTTCTTCTGAAGAGATCAAAGTTATTATCTCGGCACTAGGTACTGGTATCGGTAAAGATAACGTGAATGTTGATAAAATCCGTTATCACAAAATCATTATCATGACCGATGCCGACGTCGACGGTTCTCATATCATGACTCTGCTTTTAACGTTCTTCTATCGTCAAATGCCATTGGTACTTGAGCGCGGTTATGTGTATATCGCACAACCACCTTTGTACCGTGCTAAAAAAGGTAAAGAAGAAACATACTTAAAAAATGAAGCTGCTTTGACTGAGTATCTTTTGAGCTCGGGTCTTAACAACTTCAAAATCAAAGGCAAAGAAAACTTGCCTGAAGCAGATCTTCGTCAGTTGATCTTAAACATCCAGAAACTAAACAGTTTGATCCGTGTCTCTTCCAAGAAATACGACAAAGACGTTTTATATTTCATGTTAAGCAAAGTGGCTGATCTTGAAAAAACATTGAGTGATGAAGGCAAGTTGAAAACCGTTCTTGCTGACATGACGGCTTGGGTGAATGCGGATCCAAAACTTGGAATCACAGAATTCAAAGCGGAAGTAAAACAAGATGAAGCCACTGGGAAGCCATACGCAGACATCTATACTGTTCGCTATGCAGACCGCATGACAACAAAGTTCAGTCTGGACAGCTTGCGCTCTTCAGAAATGATCGAGCTTCGTAAAATCTGGGGTCAAATCCAAGGTATCAGTACACTTCCACTTACGATCATTGAGGGCGAAAACGAAGTGCAATTCGAAAGCTACAATGAGTTCTATGAACACGTTATGGAATCTACGAAAAAAGGAATCTACATCCAACGTTATAAAGGATTGGGAGAGATGAATCCGGAGCAGTTGTGGGAAACTACACTGAACAAGGAAAACAGAACTCTTCTAAGAGTTTCTATTGAAGACGCTGTTGCGGCTGATGAAACATTCTCTATCTTGATGGGTGAAATGGTTGAGCCTCGTCGTAACTTTATCCACGAAAATGCTCTACTGGCTCGTAGCCTTGACGTTTAATTTTTAGGTATTGGTGATTGAATATGGAAAATAGTAATCAAGAAAAAGGCGTCACGGTTGTCGATATCAGCAAGGAAATGCGTGGAGCATACCTTCAGTACTCGATGTCAGTTATCGTGGGTCGTGCACTTCCAGACGTACGTGATGGTTTAAAACCTGTACATCGTCGCGTTCTTTTCGCTCAAAGTGAAATGAACAACCGTCACAACAGACCGTATTTGAAATCTGCCCGTGTGGTGGGTGACGTGATCGGTAAATACCATCCACATGGTGACTCGGCTGTTTACGAAACAATGGTTCGTATGGCCCAGGATTTCTCTCTTCGCTACCCGCTTGAAGATGGTCAAGGTAATTTCGGTTCTATCGACGGCGACAGCGCAGCAGCCATGCGTTATACGGAAATCCGTATGACTCCGATGGCGGAAGAATTATTGAATGATCTTGAAAAAGAAACAGTAGCCTTCGGACCGAACTACGATGACTCTTTGCAAATTCCTTTGGTTTTGCCAGCGAAATTTCCAAATCTTTTGGTCAATGGTTCTTCAGGTATCGCGGTTGGTATGGCGACAAATATTCCGCCACACAACTTGGGTGAAGTGATTGATGGTACAATCCATTTGATCAACAACCCTACTTGCCAACTTGAAGACCTAATGGTGCACATCAAGGGACCAGACTTCCCTTCTGCCGGTGTGATCGCAGGACGTGAAGGTATCTTACAGGCTTACAAAAAAGGCCGCGGCATTATTTCACTTAAAGCCGTTGCGGAAATCGTTCCAAACAAAGACCGCGAAGATATCATCATCACGGAAATCCCATACCAAGTTAATAAAGCAAAACTTATCGAAAGCATCGCGGACCTAGTTCGTGATAAAGCAATCGAAGGTATCTCTGATATCCGGGATGAATCATCTCGTGAAGGTATGCGTATCGTGATCAATCTAAAACGTGGCGAAAACGCTTCCGTTATTTTGAATCGCTTGTACAAATTCACTCAAATGCAAGTGTCTGTTGGCATCATCATGCTGGCGCTTGATGCGAAAAACCAACCGGTTACTTTCGATTTGAAAGGCATGCTTGAGGCCTTCGTTGATCACCGTCGTGACGTCGTTACGAAGCGTTGTATCTTCGAACTTAAAAAAGCCCAAGAGCGCGCGCACATCTTGGAAGGTTTGAAAAAAGCCCTTGATCACATCGAAGAAGTTATCAAGACGATCCGTGCTTCTAAAGAAGCCCATGCGGCTCGTGAAGCCTTGATGTCTAAATTCGAATTCTCTGAACGCCAAGCGATTGCAATCCTGGAAATGCGTTTGCAACGTTTGACTGGTTTAGAGCGCGACAAAATCATCGAAGAACTTGCTGAATTACAAAAGCAAATTGACTGGTTAAAATTCGTTTTGGCTGACGTTCGTGAAATCTACAAAATCATCGTTGGTGAGCTTGAAGATATGAAAAAACGTTACGCTGACCCTCGCCGTACTCAACTGCAAGGCAGTCTAGACGATATCGAAGACGAAGATTTGATCGCTGACGAAGATATGGTTGTGACAGTCACAAACACAGGTCTTATCAAGCGTATGCCAACAGCTGAATACCGCGTTCAAAAACGTGGTGGTAAAGGCTTGAAAGGCATGGAAACAAAAGAAGAAGACTATGTAACAGACTTGTTCTCTGCTTCCACAAAAACGATGCTTCTAGTGTTTACTGATAAAGGTAAAGTGTACTGGGTGAAAGTTCATAAACTTCCACTTGGCAGCAGAACTTCAAAAGGTAAGTCATTGGCAAACGTTGTCCAACTTGCTTCGGGCGAAAGTGTTCGTGCAATTCTTCCAGTGGATGAATTCAACGAAAACAAATTCGCTGTTATGTTGACTGAAAAAGGTATCATCAAAAAAACGTCTTTGGATTCTTTTGCGAATCCACGAACTGCGGGTGTTATCGCTCTGACCACAGATCTTGATGACGGCATTATCGCTGTTAAAATTTCTGATGGTCAGTCAGACATCTTCATCGCAACAAAAGAAGGTATGTCGATTCGTTTCAACGAAAACGACGTGCGTGGAATGGGTCGTACAGCTCGTGGGGTGAAAGCAATCACACTTGCGAAAGACGACGTCGTTGTGGCGATGGAAGTACTGGAGAAAAATACTCCAGACACAATCTTGATGGTGACTTCGAAAGGTTACGGTAAACGTTCAGAAGTGGGCGAATACCGCGTTCAATCTCGTGGTGGTGTAGGTATCATCACTCAGAAAACAACGGACAAGGTTGGTAACGTTGTCGGGACTAAAAAAGTTTCTGAGAAACACGAATTGATCCTTTCAACAGACAATGGACAAGTTATCCGTATGAAAATGACGGATATCTCTGTTCTTGGTCGTAACACTCAAGGTGTTCGTTTGATTAACATCGACGAAAAAGACGAGACAGTAACTGGTTTGGCAGTGGTTGAAGACGATCAATCTGACGAAGCAGCTTCTAATCCGAATGCACCTGAAGGCGTAACTCACTAATATGATCAGAGGAGTACTGGCTGTAATATTCCTACTCCTCACCGCCTGCTCCACTCAGGAGCAGGGTGACTTTAAGACCGCAGAAAAAAATGTGTCTCAGGGTAACTATAAGGTCGCCCTGGAATACTTCGACCGGGTCATTCTTCGAAACAACAAATCTGAATATCCCATGGATGCGGCTCGTGAGGCTGCCCGTGTCGCTTTCTTTGAATTAAAAGACTATGAGCGTACGATTGGGTATCATCGATTTATCGTCCTCCATTCGAGCGATGAAAAAGAGCGCCTGCAATCACAAAAGCAGATTGCAGAGATCTACTTTAACAATCTTCAGAACTATCAGGCTTCGATTGTTGAATTCAGCAAACTGCAACAGATGCCTCATACAGATCTTGAGGCTTCTCAATATCAAATGAGTGTGGCGCGTGCGCACTACTACATGAATAACTTCTTCCAGGCGGAATCAGAGATCGATTCATTGCTGCGTTTAAAGTCCGACGACAATATTCGCTTCCAGGCATTGATGTTAAAAGGAAATATTCTGGTCGCTAAGAAAGAATTCAATAAAGCCACAGATATCTTTAAAGGTATTATCGAGAAATATCCACAACGTGCTGTTCAAGAAAATGTGGGACTGACGTTGGCCGTATGCTATGAGGAAAATGATAATTTCAAAGAAGCGATTAAGGTTCTTGAGGGTTATCGCGGAAAATACAGTCCGCCAGAATACATCGAGCTTCGAATCAAACGTCTGCAAGAGCGTATGAAAAATGCCCCGGGTGCGAAAGGCTTTAGGAAGTAATGAAAAAGTATATAATTTTTGCATCCATCGGCTTCGAACTTGTCGGCTTGATCATCGGGTGTTTTTACTTGGGCGAACTTCTGGATAGTAAGTATCAAACCAAAGGCATGGCCTTTGTTGGTTTGAGTTTGGCGGCCCTGGTGGGCTGGCTCGTCCGTGTGATTTGGCTTTTAAAACGCATGGATGCCCAAGAAGAAAAAGAAAACGCGAATAAGAAACCATAAATGAAAAGAGTTTTAATTTCTCAGGCCCTCATTACAGCCCTTGGCTACTTTGCCTTGCTGTTTTTTGCCGCGCCTAATCATGCAAACTCTTACGTCTGGGGCTCTTTAACCATCCTTTTAAGCTTTTCCATGATGGGCTTGGGGTACGGGCTCGTCTTCCGAAAGAAATTGGTTGCCCTAGGCGTCTCCCTCATTGTATTTAAGTACGCGATTTTAGGCATTATTATCTTCACTCTGGTTAAACTCGATTGGTTTTCATCAATCTGGTTTGCGATGGGTGTTGCTAGCTTTATTTTATCGGCAATTTACTATGCGATCAGTGAAGCTTTGAGAGAGGAAAGAGAAGATGGCGGCAGAACACCACCCGTTTAACTGGACACAGCTTATCCCTGCAGTTGGCGTTGAGTATTATCACATTGCAACTCTTGCGATCGCAACTGTAGCAACTATCGGTATCGGTTTGATGGCTCGTGCATCTTTGGGTAAAGGTGAAGTTGCAGTTCTTCCAGCTGACAAATTCTCTCTTCGCGGCATCATGGAGATGCTGACAGAGATGATGTCAGGTCTTTCAGAAATGGTTATCGGCGAGCACGGTAAACACTACGTTCCTTTCTTTACTTCCGTATTCTTCTTCGTCGTATTCAACAACTTGATCGGTATGATTCCGGGCATGACTCCGGCGACTGAAAACATCAATACGACATTCGGTTTCGGTATCTTGATGTTCTTGTTCTATAACTTCCAAGGTGTAAAAGAAAACGGTCCTATCGCTTACCTTAAACACTTTATGGGCCCAGTTATTTTCTTGGCTCCGTTGATGTTCGTAATCGAAATCGTTTCCCACTTGGTTCGTCCCTTCTCATTAGGTCTTCGTCTTGCGAACGTAATGATGGGTGACCATACGGTACTATCTGTATTCTTGGATCTAGTACCAATCGGCGTACCAATTCCATTCTATATGATGGGATTGTTCGTATGCTTTGTTCAGGCTTTTGTATTTACTTTGCTTTCAATGGTTTACGTAGCATTCGCGATTGCACACGACCACTAAGAAGCAAATATTTAACCGTTCTCTAAAGGAGACACACATGAAAAAAATGATCGTAACTCTAGTTGCTATGTTGGTATCTGTATCTGCATTCGCTCAAGAAACTGCTGCTCCAGTAGTTGCTGCAGCTGGCACTGACAAAGGTTTGGTAGCTATCGCTGCTGCTTTGGCAATCGCTTTGTCTGTATTCGGTGGCGCTTTGGCACAAGGTAAAACTGCTGCTACAGCTCTTGATGGTATCGCTCGTAACCCAGCGGCTTCTGGTAAACTTTTGATCCCAATGATCTTGGGTCTAGCTCTTATCGAGTCTCTAGTTATCTACGCGTTGATCATCGCTTTGAAACTTTCTTAATTCCTCGCGCTCTTAAGCGCAGTAATTAAAAAGATCAGAAATGATTTTTAAAAAGGCTGGGTTCATCCCGGCCTTTTTTATTTGGTACGGACCCACTTTGTCCACTCAGACGCTCCTTTAATCAAGTAAGTCCCTACCTCCTAAAGGTACGGCCTTACTTTATCCATCTACCCAAAATTGCCAGATTCAAAAAAATCAGGATTCTTAATCAAACAATTTATTTAAAATCAGCAATTTCTACTGCCGGAGCGGCAGTGCGGCCGTCCGCACCTTCTCAAATCCAATATAATATCTCTGCAGTTTCTTTTCCTATTTACCTTGCCCTTAGGACAACCTCGATAAATAACTCGAGGTTAGGATGAAGAACTGGCTTACCATCGGACAATTTGCGAAATCTATCGGTGTATCAGCGAAAGCTTTGCGTCTTTACGAAGATATGGGTTTGTTGAAATCCCATGTGCGTGGAGAAAACGGCTATCGATATTACGATGAATCGCAATTAGAAATCGCTCAACGTTTGAAAGACTTTAAAGACCTTGGATTTACTTTGGTAGAAATCAAATCTCTGCTAGAGGCCGATGAATCTTTAAATTCAGATAAGCTCGCAGATTCAATGCATGCACGCTTGAAAGTCATTTCACACCATGCAGAACTTTTGAAATCACAGAAGGAACAAATCGAACGTATCCTCTCCTCTTTGCAAAAGAAACAAGAGCCGCTTGAAGCGGAACAAAGGAGAGCGATCATGAGTTACTACGGTAAAGTTTCGATTCTTATCACTGGCTGTGACGGTTTAGAAAAAACTGCCTACTTCGTGCAGGAACATTTCAAAAAATCTGGCCAAGATGTTCCAGTATTGACGTGGTCGTTGGGCATGCAACTGCCTGAGCTGAAGCCTTATATTCTTATCCTTCCGGAAAAGTTTCTTTCATACGAAGAAATTCTGAAAATAAATGCTGATGTGATTGTTATTAAAAGTGTAAGCGTTCACTCCGATGAAATGGAAAAACGATATCTCAAATTATTCACCGAGGTAGGTCCGCATGTGACTACTGTGATTAATGCTGATGATCGCGCATCGGTTTCATTCGCAGCCCAAGAGGACGTTCGTAAGGGTCGAATCTTTTATTTCACGAAAAATCGTGCGCTTGAGCCGCAGATTAAACACATCGGTGGAGTTATCAGCAGCGGAGAATCCTTGGAGATATACGGATTTAATTTAAAATCAAAGGTAGAGATGCAATATAAACGCATTTTAGCTTTTGAAGAAGAGATTGCACTTGTGTCTTCATTCGCTGCAGTGATGTCGGTGGGGTTAGAAAAAGAAAATCTAACAAGTGCCATCGCACAGCTCAAATAAGCAAATTGCACAAAATAAAAAGGGCCGGTGTTTCCACCAGCCCTTTGCTTTATCGTTATATTACTACCCGATTATAGGTATTTGTTCACGACCGCTTCTACCCGGTCTTGGATGCGTTTCATACCTTCGGCAGTTGTTGCTTCATAACGAACAACCAATACCGGTTGCGTGTTGGAGGCGCGGCAAAGGGCCCAACCGTCCTCGAAGCTTAGGCGAATACCATCAGTCAAATTTACCTGGTAGTCTGCGCCTGGGCCGCCCTTGAAAGCTTCTTTCATTTTCTCGACGATCAAAACTTTTTTCTCTTCAGTCGTGTCGATGCGAATTTCTGGCGTGTTGAATGCTGGAGGCAAACCTTCAAGCAATTGTGGAATTGTTTTACCCGTTTTTGCCAGGATCTCTACCAGGCGAAGACCCGCGTAAGGTGCATCGTCGTAACCGAAGTTACGATCGGCAAAGAAGATGTGACCAGACATCTCGCCGCCGAATGGTGCTTTTTCAACTTTGATTTTTTCTTTGATCAAAGAGTGGCCCGTTTTCCACATGATCGGTTGGCCACCGTGTTTTGAGATGTCGTGGTACAGGCGATCAGAACATTTCACATCGCCGACGATTTTTGCGCCCTTGTTTGTTTCAAGAATTGCGCGGGATACGATGGTCATAAGCTCATCACCGTAAACCATGCGACCTGTGTGATCGACTACACCGATACGATCGGCGTCGCCATCAAAGCCGATACCACA contains these protein-coding regions:
- the dnaA gene encoding chromosomal replication initiator protein DnaA — translated: MELNASFWTLIKTKMKSRNDNNKLLDTWLDPIEYISTGGSFERPKLILGVPNALHQYFVIENLQDKIYTEISDTYKRPFEVEFNVTGAKVNTHIETVNTVEETPSHQGSEVLQAQLSRAQAIQTTQPRSSDTLNVDLTFSTFVVGKNSEFAHAACFNVARNPGADDYNPLYIYGPVGMGKTHLLHAAGNHIREQFPQLRITYLSAERFMNECISAIRRHEMDKFRQKYRENSDILLVDDVQFIARGEAVQEEFFHTVNSFIDTRKQVILASDRMPKDIHGLEDRSRTRLERGLIADITMPDLETRIAILRYKAEKFNMRLPEDVVHHIARISKRSIRELEGNLKKVKMFSELQGLPIDGELVKRILSHHETQSTISVEEIMKMTADHFKVRVLDLKSSTRAKPIVVPRQISMYLIKKFLDKSLVDIGKAFGGKDHTTVMNALDRVKSLQATDQDIAKDIEDLEQRIHNITGV
- the dnaN gene encoding DNA polymerase III subunit beta, with the translated sequence MKIEIDKRDLLSLIGKTQNIVEKRNTMPILINVLLEADQNLLKVFATDLEVSLTDQIKAQVHQPGKVAVSAKSLFEIAKELSEGPITLIKKENNWLEIKQGKYTSKIVGISAEEYPIFPTYNSQAFIKIAAQVLKEMIDKTIYSVSNDETRYHLNGVFFELNPQAGFKMVATDGHRMSLVSKESSDVKVSATQGVIIPRKGLHEIKKILEGIDGSVEIAVEGSQFVLKHSSTILMIRLIEGKYPNYQQFIPQKLTQKVMINKEAFLTSLKRVSLLANQKSKAVLLNLSNGRMEISSNNPELGDAKEEIEVEYAGGDIKIGFNAKYITDILTSMNHDKIDFELNDHLSPGLMRPHNDTSYTCVVMPMRI
- a CDS encoding DNA replication/repair protein RecF; translated protein: MIFERLRLVNFRNYRDVVLKFSPRVNVFVGDNGQGKTNLLEAMYMISQGDSFRYSDNSTMINSNNQEALIQALITQNDLHYKLKLGLSKSRKVLTLNEKRVSSADVRKIFASVVFSPESLAAIKEGADHRRELVDDLLVTFDRKNTDLISDYRKALKTRNKMLKNFIEGEADRGLTQNLLESLHPQFVRLATDLTHARITALAGLAKDFNNAMQYISGTSAVDISVEYLISDENAVSFTREQVQMSLEKRLGELHDAELSSGTSLVGPHKHDIVFLYGGKDSRFFCSQGQQRAIILSFKMAQIVYHRKAHGTYPVLMLDDVLSELDKTKRDALITFLHEINTQIFVTTTDFTLPDSFSLDQLSVVRIKDGQILDA
- the gyrB gene encoding DNA topoisomerase (ATP-hydrolyzing) subunit B, which produces MSTEEQQQPASYSADSIQVLEGLEAVRKRPGMYIGDTQFKGYHHLVYEIVDNSVDEHLAGYCKTIKVSINADESITVEDDGRGIPVATQKQTGKSALELVMTVLHAGGKFDGGGYKVSGGLHGVGASVVNALSTRVSVEVQREGHFWRQNYERGKILAPIEKGEETTKTGTKTTFKPDRDIFKDETLTYDFATLANRFRELAFLNAGLHISLSDERTGKKQDFQYAEGVAEFVKYMNQSKKSLHNEVVYFKGEKDEVEVEIAMQWNDSYSESIFTYCNNINTHEGGTHLVGFRAALTRTTNAYATEKNLLKDLKTNLEGEDIREGLAAVISVKVREPQFEGQTKTKLGNAEVKGIVESLVNEKLADWMDRNPSVSKNVIMKCVESARAREAARKARDLTRRKTALDGGSLPGKMADCQERDPALCELYLVEGDSAGGSAKQGRDRRTQAILPLKGKILNVEKARFDKIISSEEIKVIISALGTGIGKDNVNVDKIRYHKIIIMTDADVDGSHIMTLLLTFFYRQMPLVLERGYVYIAQPPLYRAKKGKEETYLKNEAALTEYLLSSGLNNFKIKGKENLPEADLRQLILNIQKLNSLIRVSSKKYDKDVLYFMLSKVADLEKTLSDEGKLKTVLADMTAWVNADPKLGITEFKAEVKQDEATGKPYADIYTVRYADRMTTKFSLDSLRSSEMIELRKIWGQIQGISTLPLTIIEGENEVQFESYNEFYEHVMESTKKGIYIQRYKGLGEMNPEQLWETTLNKENRTLLRVSIEDAVAADETFSILMGEMVEPRRNFIHENALLARSLDV